The following are encoded together in the Pedobacter sp. D749 genome:
- a CDS encoding M20/M25/M40 family metallo-hydrolase: MNTVEKQLISRPDLNQLYNEAIELLSALIAIPSFSGSEQGTANEIEAYLAKHGINTIRKNNNVWCYSKYFDHAKPTILLNSHHDTVKPNEQYTLNPFQATIYDEKIHGLGSNDAGASLVSLISTFIYFYESTDLGFNLCLAATGEEENSGLNGIRSILDDLKPISFAIVGEPTGMQMAIAEKGSMVIDCVAKGRSGHAARDEGDNAIYKAIRDIDWFSHFQFPIEDHLPAPVKMTVTEIHAGLQHNIIPGECHFTVDIRFDHNYTPREILNVIINHTLCSFNVRPNVLSPSNIDVLHPLVVAGLKLGRKTYVSPTSSDQGWLTMPSVKMGPGESARSHTADEFVLIEEIEEGISLYIRLLESVFKGL; the protein is encoded by the coding sequence ATGAACACTGTAGAAAAACAACTGATCAGTCGTCCTGATTTAAACCAATTGTACAACGAAGCGATAGAACTTTTGTCTGCTTTAATCGCCATACCGTCTTTTAGTGGTTCAGAGCAGGGTACTGCCAATGAAATAGAAGCTTATCTGGCTAAACATGGCATTAATACCATCCGCAAAAACAATAATGTATGGTGTTACAGTAAGTATTTCGACCATGCAAAACCGACTATTCTGCTCAATTCGCACCATGATACGGTAAAGCCGAATGAGCAATATACATTAAATCCTTTCCAGGCCACTATCTACGACGAAAAAATACATGGCTTAGGCAGTAACGATGCGGGCGCTTCGCTGGTATCGCTTATTTCCACCTTTATTTATTTTTATGAATCGACTGATCTTGGTTTTAATTTATGTTTGGCGGCCACCGGAGAAGAAGAGAATTCTGGTTTAAACGGCATCAGGAGTATTTTGGATGACCTCAAACCCATTTCTTTTGCCATAGTTGGCGAGCCAACAGGTATGCAAATGGCTATTGCCGAAAAAGGCTCGATGGTAATTGATTGTGTAGCCAAAGGTCGATCAGGACATGCTGCAAGAGATGAAGGTGACAACGCTATTTACAAAGCCATCAGGGATATCGATTGGTTTTCGCATTTTCAGTTTCCGATTGAAGACCATTTGCCTGCTCCGGTAAAAATGACTGTTACAGAAATACACGCAGGTTTGCAGCATAATATTATACCTGGCGAATGCCATTTTACGGTCGATATCCGTTTCGATCATAACTATACTCCACGGGAGATCCTGAATGTCATCATCAACCATACCTTGTGCAGTTTTAACGTCCGTCCTAATGTGCTCAGTCCTTCCAACATCGATGTGTTACATCCGCTGGTAGTGGCAGGACTAAAGCTAGGCAGAAAAACCTATGTTTCCCCTACCAGTTCGGATCAGGGCTGGCTGACGATGCCTTCTGTAAAAATGGGGCCTGGAGAATCGGCCAGATCGCATACTGCAGATGAGTTTGTCCTGATTGAAGAAATTGAAGAAGGAATAAGCCTTTACATCCGTCTGCTCGAATCTGTTTTTAAAGGATTGTAA